The Aspergillus oryzae RIB40 DNA, chromosome 5 genome segment TTCATTATAGCCCATAGAGGATTTGCTTAAGGTGCATACTACTATATTTGACTCTGAACGTATCACAGTGACCACAACCACAGATACATTTTTCCAATCtatgaagaaaagctcaTGGTAGCATAATTGGCATTCCGGGACTAGTAGCGTCCAGCACTCTTTGCTTTAATGGTATGCCTAGCTTGGAAAACGCAGTGGACAAAAGTTACTAGGAGGGGGCCTTTGTAATTCAGAAAGCCGACCCCAGTCAAGATTCAAGAAGCCGGGTAATTTTTCTGTGCTGTTCCCTATAAATAACTCAGATCGTAGCCCCACAGTCCGGCCATCTGCCGAGTCAACTAAATTGCGCCACTACCGAAATGTCGGAAACTGATATCATGCCGGTCTTGGTACTGACATACGCAATATCCCCAGAATCAGACGGATCTTCTGTCCATCGGATCTTGATGCGTTTAAATAGTGGCATGATAAAGTCCTACAATTGAAAAAGGATCTAGATATTGCAATGTGTAAGCGAGAACCGTCTTCAACATGATAAATATGACCGAGTACTATGGGGACTGTCAAACTGGGTTGCTGGGCGCACAGTTCTGCTATGAGTACTTCGGTGACACAGGTTGCCTTGCCAAGGAGTTTTGTGTATTATTGTAGCGTAGCTTTCAGCCTAATTTATATCTACTTCTATCAGCTATAATCTGTatctttactccgtactctcttgatattaatctataataGGACAATACTACAGAAAAACTATAACTTATATTCCTTGTATTTTATCTATAATACTGGGATATCTGACTGAACCGCTGATCTATAATACAGGCTAGATAGCTGGAAGGTTCCATTGAAATAAGCTAAACCGATGCCTGTCAGCCCTGGCAAGCTATCAACACAATTTCTATACCTTGCAGATATAGCAAGGTTTTATGTTAGGCTAAACAGGCAAGGCAGCTATCAACAATATCCAGTATGGCTGGTTTTGGCTATAGCCAGACTCTGTAATATTAACTATACATAATAATAAATGGGTCGTCTGCTTTGGTATACACGGTTCGCAAGCAGGGTCTTCTCAAAATTAGTAGTTTACAAAGATCAGAAGTCAACGCTGGGTGACGAACGCGAGAAATCCAATGACGCCAGGATACTGCGCAATAATCTGACAGCGCCAGGTAGCGAAAGTCAGACTTAGGTATCCTCTCGGTTTGACTTAAACACTAACTAGATTTAGAACCGATGAGGGGTTGGGGGCTGCAGTGCCCACTATAAATACGGGGACACATATTCAAAGATCGAATACAAACATTAAACCCTCACGCTGCCCAATTGACCTCGTCCATCTTCGACTAAGAAACTTCTCTCCGTGTCCCGACCATCCTCAAATACAATATGTCTACTATCGAGGCGAGAGTAAAGACAATAATCGCAGAGCAACTCGACGTGAAAATGGAGGATGCAAGTGACCTTCATCTACCTAACATTTTATGCAATATTGACCGAACTTTTGTAGATAAAAAATGAGGCGAGATACGTGGATGACCTGGGTGCCGATTCTCTTGATATGGTCGAGCTTGTGATGGCCCTTGAAGAGGTAGGAGAACGCCCCGTCCTTGGCAGCTTTCGAGATCTCTAGATTTTCTGACTGGATAATCAGGAATTCAACACGGAAATATCGGATGACGACTCGGAAAAACTCCTCACTGGTTTGTGTCTCCAGGTGTTTCTGTTCTTGCGCATATGCTAACCCCAGACCTGTACGGACAGTCCAAGTCACCATTGACTATATCAATGCACGCCAGTAAAAGATTGATGTGATATATGTGGTCATCGTTGTGCGATCGACCATAATCAAGTAGCTTAGAAATATAGTTGACTAAAATTCATCTGTAGAGGAGCTTTTGCAATCCAACAAGCCGACCCCGATCAAGAAGTGGGGTAAATTTTCTAGTATCATAAATTTATACAGTAAATGAGTCGAGCCCCACCATTTTGTTTGCCGCCAAAATGCCGGAACCTAACATCATTCCCTTTCCATACCCTCTCGGTGTTGGTACCGACATATGCCATATTCCCAGAATCAGACGGATCTTGACCCACGAGAACCCAAATCATGTTCACCGATTCGTGAAACGAATCTTCTGTCAATCGGAGCTTGATGCGTTTCAACAGCGGCATGAGAAAGTCTTACAGTTGAAAAAGGGTCTAGACACTGGGATACGTGAGAACGAGGAGAGCAGTCTTCAACAGGATAAATATGACCGGGCGCTATGGAGACTGTCGAGCTGGGTGGCTGGGCGGTAAGGCAAACTAGTAGAGTTACAGTGAGGGTAGGCTAATCATCGACCAGATTTGCTGCTAAAGAAGCAGCAATGAAAGCTGTCTCTCCACAGCGCCTGGGATGGCATCATGCCGAGGTGTTGGTGCCTCCGGGACAAATGAAGCCATTGCTAGTGATACACAGTTTTAAGCATGCAGACACCGCCGAAAGGAATGGTGAAAATCCGGTCAGAAAGCATGCTGCGCAGCTTTCAATTAGTCATGATGGAGAGTACGCTATTGCAACTGTTTTAGCTGCGATTCATTGAAGAGGGTGAAACTGGCGGAACATGGCTCATAAGATAgggttgttgtttttggggCTTAGTTCCCAGGGTCTGCGCACCCTAGTAAGGAATTGAATTCCGACTGTATAGCTGAGATATGTACACAACATACGGAACCGGAGTAGTTCAGAATGGCAAATCTTGGTATTAGGGCTAGGGAAATAATAGGAGGGATACTGTTTCCGGAAGTTTTGGCAaggaataaataaatatGTGAGGTATTACTCAGAGCAGTGAATCATTTGATCGCAAGGCGTCCAACGCCTGTCTGCAATATACTGGGTGTTTCCAAGGTAGGGCATACAGTTGGATTATTCAACTGTGCTGAGGAACTTCAGCGCGAATGAAGTTTGGTGAAGCTTGATTAAGATTGGCTGGATATATGAATATTGTTTATCTCAAAGAGACAGTTGATTGTAGCTTTTTATTAATGAACGGACGGATAAGCCAGGGAGTAGTATAATATTGACTCAGTGTCCCTCCCTGCTTCCAGTAAAACATCATCATACCATCCCCTACACCATGCCCAGAAGCCAGCTATATGTATTCCTCTGGCATAACCTGCGCAACAACCACGTTTGGCCTTCGCTTTCCATGGACCTATTCAGTGACACTCTGCGTTAGGGATATTCCACGGATAGCGGACATCTACTATACAGGCTCCCATCCCACACTGCTATGATCAGTACATATAATACACAATAAATGATACATCATTGAGTATGCTCTTACCGGATATTCCTCATCACAGGCAACATTCCAGTCCAAGCTCTGACTTACATAACCGGGTCTGGGTCTGTCCATCCCGATAACGCATACACCGTGTGGGTAACGCGGGTTACCTCGGTGGCAGGTCTTTTACAGTCAGCTCCATGACAAGCCATCGTTTTGTGGTTTGACTTACACCTTGCTTCCACTCGTGGTCTTTCGGAATTCGACCTGGTCTTTCACGATCACTCTGAGGTGGTCTTTGCGGTCTTACACGAGGAATCTGAGGTGTCTCTTCGTGGAATTCCCACTCGCCGAGATCATGGCCGCTTGTTCCTTGAGGGAGGTTCTCATTGCCCTGATGCTCAGACTCGGCGAATTGCAACTGGTTGTCATCATCGCCGCCCTGAGGTGACCCTTCAATGTATTGCAACCTGTGGGTACCATTGCCGCCCCCAAATCTCGCGTGACTGAATCTCCACTGGTTTCTATTATTGTCGATTGGTGCTGGAATGAACTGCCCATGGCCCTGAGGTCGCTCCTCAACGAATTGCACTTCTAACGGTTGGTTAGTACCGCTGTTCTCAGCTCTCTCTTCATGGATTCGCAACTGGTGGTGATCATCGTCGCTTGTTCCTGAAGGGAGATTCCCATCGCCCTGATGTCTATCTCCAACGAATCTCCACGGGTGGTCTGGTGGAGCTCGTTTAACCCAATGTGACGCTTCGTCGCCGGCAATagcaccagcatcaccaGCATTACCAGAATTGTCTTCGCTACCGATTGGGACCGCACCTCCAGGGCgcgcaaaaagaaagataagaaccaaagcaaagaaaacGGTAGTCTTCATTCTTGCGTTGTTTTAAATATTAGAAGTGACCAGCACTAGAAGAAATGAATTTATAAACTAAATTGACTAATAGGAAATTGAAATGAATGGTTTGGGTTGACAACCAAGTATCGGAAAATGGACGTCTTTATATAGTTGATATGCCAAGACACAGTCTTTTGAATGAAGTATAGAGATTGACGGTTCTGCATTCAAATCCGTAGCCACGGTTTACTTTTCCCAACTGTGTTACATGTTTAGTTGAGTTATTTTGTTATTTATGTTCATACTGGCTTTCACAGTACAGATTAGTTGAGGTTCTTTGTAGCTATATCATGGATCAAAGAGTGATCGGCATGATCTTCAACGCCCGGCTGGACACCAGAGTTTGAGTTTAGGGCTTTCTCTTAGCTTTCCAAAATAAATCACCTTATAATATTAGTTGTATTAATATCCTAGATAGTTGATAACTTTGTTGAATAGTCATAGCTCATATAAGGGGTTCAACATGGAATCAACGGGCTGAACCTCCCAGGCTCTCTCAGGAACTCTGCCTTTAACGCTAGAATAGTAAACTACAACGGCAGTCAATTAAGGCTTAGCCTAAGGAAAGCTCTTACTAGAAATGCTCTACCCTATGCCTAGTTTGCCATGGCTGAAAGCCCTACCGTTCGTCTAAAGGCCTACCGTTAGAAACAGTGTGATCTAGAATTGCTATCGGCTTAACGATAATAATATGAATGAGCGCcatagaaaaaaaaagagaattTATAATTGAGATTCCTATACGGCACAACTGTTCTATACTTTTGACTGTTAATAGTAAACTGTTGATCCTGTTTGAAATTCGCTCAGTAATACATGTGTAACTTACAGAGAAGACAACTTATGCTTCCCATCAAAAGTTTCCTAGAACTCGACAACCTCTCGAAAAACATCAAACCACGTCACCTTTGACCGAAGGGAGTGCGTGGTTATCTTCAAGGTTACTCTTGGATGCGGTATGTTGTCTCGATTTTGTATGTGTCACTGATAGCGAGCTACTATATTGAAGCGCTTTATAGGCTTCGAACCTCTAAGTCTTAGACCACTGTCTACTGTGTTCGTGTATTACACGGGCAACGGCTAGCAAAGACCACGTAGCATTCCGGTActgaatgtatgtacatcttcGCCTTTCATACTGTTGCTATATAGAAAATGAATGACCTGTTTTATAGATGCGCGTTTTATTTGGATAAGCTAAGCACTTATGATTTGCGCACAATGGGATATTATAGATATGCCATCATTGCCAAACTTCCCCCTTCTGAAACAATCCTTGGCTATATATAGGGCACAGACGCCTACGAAAAAAGTACAGCAAGGACAGTGATGCCCAATTACGCTCTCTACGAAGCCGGCATTTTTATGaaaccaacaaaaaagaaaacaaaactCTACTCGGCTTATATCACTTCCACTTCCCAGTTaatcatcttctcctgcttgaGATCTGTCAGACCGTATTCCGTGTCTAGATCTGTGCGCAGCTCGACCTCCTTCTGAAACCACCCAGATATAAACCAGCCCGGTAAAGGCAATTGAAAACCTGTCCTACCAACTTCCGGGCACCAGAGTACACGCTGATCATTTCTGCCTGTAATGGGGCCACCGGCGACTTGATGACTGCGGCCGAGGTATGATGTCACAGGAAAGCGTTGACTTTGTTGGCACCTGTGTTGTAGTCAACGATGAAATGTGGTGTTGATTGGCGACATCGGTGACCTTCTATCTACCAAGGCTGTTTAGCGTACATGGACCAAGAATCCAAGGACTAACGGTTACCTATCTTTTCCAAAATCATCTAATTGACGGCTATAACGACACCGAAAATTGTAAAACGGTAGAGTCACACGCGATAATTCGTAAGTTTGGTATGCCTAGGGTTTCGTGTATCAAGTGATCCTTCGCGGTCTTCGCACCGGATGTGCGGTTTTCGTACCGAGAAGGTAGAACCTGTGACAGGCGCAACAGTTCAAACCGGCCGGACTTGCGAGTGCTATAGAGTCAAGTGGGGAACGAAAATCGGACTTCCTCCCTGAGTATGTATATTTAGTGCTGGTATGCCACGATATGGACACCAGGACACCACAGTTACTTCCTACTTGAGGCATAATATCCTTATTGGCTATCTACTGGGACACATTACACTGCGATGGAACACCCTGGTCAGTATATGTCCTGCATAAAAACTTGAGTCTCCAATGCTGATAGCAGTAGAACACCGAGAAACTTTCACTCTCCATTCTCGTGTGTATCAACTCCCTAAACAGCCAACAGTCGTCGTATGAGTCGACGGCTTTGACCTCGAGTATCTCCAATCCGGACTCGACAGAGACCTGCTCCCCACATTTGCAAGCTTCCTAAAGAATGGATTCTACGCAACCGGAAAGAGCTGCATGCTCTCAttcaccaaccccaacaatgTCTCAATCATCACAGGCGCACCCCCAAGCATCCACGGCATCGCGGGGAACTTCTTCCTAGACCGCTCGACCGGCAAAGAAACCATGATCTGCGACGACTCACTACTCCGCGGATCCACGCTGCTCGAACAGATGTCGCAGCACGGAGTGCGCGTAGCAGCCATAACGGCTAAGGACAAGCTGCGGAAGATCCTCGCCCACGGGCTGAAGGGCGACGCCGTCTGTTTCTCGGCGGTGGAGGCTTCCGAATGCACCCTGGCGGAAAACGGGATCGCGGATGTTGAGCAGTGCCTTGGACGACCCGCTCCGAGCCAATACTCCGCTAACCTATCCTTGTATGTACTAGATGCTGGCATTAAGCTACTGCAAGGAGGATAAGTCCGGCTTTCTCTACCTGATGCTGTCTGGTTATGTGCAACACAAGCACGGTCCTGGTAGTCCGGAGGCTGATGACTTTGTGAAGGCCATTGATGATCGACTGGCAAAACTGGCTGTGATGGCGATTGTCGGCGTAGTTGGTGACCACGGCATGAGTCGCAAGTCTAACGATGCGGGAGAGCCCGATGTGCTGTTCCTTGAAGACGTATTAGACGCGAAATTTGGTGAGAATGCAGCACGGGTCATCTGTCCCATAACGGACCCGTTCGTGCGTCATCATGGAGCTCTTGGATCGTTTGTGCGCGTCTATCTTAAGGATCAGAGCTTGTTGGAATCGGTGCTTGCTTTGTGCCAGGCCTTGCCAGAAACCGAGGTTGCCCTTAGCGGAGAAGATGCGGCGAGGAAGTACGATATGCCTTTGGATCGGGAAGGTGATATTGTGGTCATTTCGACGTCGTCGACGGTTATCGGAAGATGTGAATCGGTGCACGGCCTGTCCACTGTGAAGGACTTTTCACTGCGATCTCATGGCGGGTTGAGCGAGCAGGTAGTTCCGGTGATCATGTCAAGGGCGGTTGAGGATGTCCAGATCGTGAGTTTGAGAGCCTGGAAGGATTACGATGTCTTTGATTTGGTGCTGAATTGGTCAAAATGAAGGGAGCGAAGCAAGAAGCCGCCAGGTGGCTCAGACTGCATATAACCGTGTTTAGTTTAACAGCGTTTCAGTGGCTTTAGGGATACTTGGATACTCTACATTATTTTGGAAGTGGGTGGGCTACATAAAATATCATAAATCTGTTTCATACATGGAGATAGGGCCATTATGATAACAAGAAAATAAGGAAGCCATGGAATAGCCATATCAGTCGATTAGTTAACCATTACGCAGAAACAGAAGTGATTGCACGATAGGAGGTCTCAATACTTACATCACAAGACATAGGAGTGGGCCATATCTACCATGAGCCCTGGTTATGAAGCTCGTCATGCGTGATGTGTTGCCAGGGCCTGGCCTGATTCCAGAGTTCCTTTCAGTCGTCAGACGTAAGATGCAAGGCTCCAATTGATAGCCCATTGCTGGCTGTACCTTCCGGTTGTCAGCAGCATTCTAAAGCAGTAAGCCGAGAACACAGCTTGCATATGAAACGTGCGAATTTGTCACATTGCCCATCCCTATACGAGAAGGTACAGGGTATTCAATGCCAATAGGGGATAGTAAACCAACGCCACTGAACCGAAGCTGTCACCAGACCCACGAACCTGCTCTTACATCTGCCTCCTGGAGGAAGTTCGAGATGTGTGAGTATCATGCAAAGTCGCAAGAAAGGTTTACATTGTAGCACAACAGTATCGGATTACCGTAGGCAGCCGGAAAACAATCGTTCGTCTTCCTAGCTCGTTCTAGTATAATTGACTAAAAGATAGAAAAATGTCGGGATTAATGATTCCTACTAGAGTGGATACAGAAATCGGGCAACATGGCGCTGCGAGAAGTTAGACTTCCATCAAAACGAGGTAAGCCCATTGTTGGGTTACATGAGACATAGCAAGACGAGACCTTGATATCAGCTGGCATAGGATAATTGAGATTTAACAACAGATACAAGTTAGACAAGGACTTTTGTAGAACGAGCTTATGACCTGGTTGTGATAACCCTCCGATGTTTTCTGCAAGGGATAAAGACGCACCCCGCCCTGGAGATGAAACGCTACCAGTAGGCTCCAAGGGGATAGGAATGTGGCGAACTTTTACGCTCATGTTCCCCTCGTTTAGGATGACCAGTGTAACTGACTTGAGTCTAGTAGCGAAAATTTGTACTTGGTTAGACAAGGGTACTAGCGAATTGGCAAGCAAGATCGTACCTGGACATGACTATAGGTATGCAAAAGTCTCACTCAACATGACCATTTCCTGGTTTCGGCGCAGATTATGGGTAGCAGTAGTACGCGATGATGTCTAGCCTAGAAGATGGGTGATTAATGACCGTGTTATGCAAGATGGGATGCAACGCTACTGAGTGTGATCATTTTGGTGAAATCAGTACCAATACAAGTGGCATGATGCGAGGTATGATGTAGTTTTGTGAAGACTTTGTCCTTGTTCTATCATAGTTCTTCAAGAAATTGTATGGGCCAGCAATGGATGGGTTTCATTGACCTGGAATAGAGGGAGACTTGGAATGTAGCAAAAGGTATAGCAAAGGGAATAACCCTCTGGTTCTCGTTGTAGGAAGAACCGCTCAGTCAAAACAATTACCACTTAGTCTAATATTTCAGGAGTCTTCGTAATATCTAGAGAAACAGCCAATTAACCAACTGGGCTGTGCTAGCCAACACTGTTCTGGACTGTGTGTCCAGAAACATGTTTTCTGCATCTGACTTTTGTCCTCTCAAGAAAGGCTCATTGGAGGAACACCATAGGTTTCATCACGTTACAGATCTAGATCTTGTCTCTCGTATTTGTTTACTCAGAGAAACTGGGAGTGACTGGTTTACCTAGTCAGCTGGCTTACAAGCCATAACCCAAACGGGACAGCCACTTGGATGAGAAAGTTATATAAGCCTCTATAAACCCATACCTTTCTACCATTTTTCTACCCATCACAACACAATTCGTGTATCTTATCAtcttcaaaaagaaacattGCACTGCCATTCTTCTCAGGCTCACAAAGAACTCAATCTATCATAATGAAGTTCCTGCATACCATTGCGCTCATTGCTACCTTCACCGTTGCCAGCGCTACGCCGGCTGGTAGCACTCCGTCCCAATGCACTGCTGCGCAAGCTAATAAATGCTGCACTGGCTTGACTAACGGCATTTTGAACCTGAACGTTCTTCCCGCGCTTTGTCTCCGTAAGGATACCTTGTTTTTGAACTCTGAGCTTTCACTAATAGCATGCTAGCTCTCGTGGGAAGTTGCAACAACCAGGCAGCCTGCTGCGAGACCAATGGAATTGTAAGTTACATAACCGGAATCCTTGGCGATGAATACTCATGGACTCGTCATAGGGCCTGTTGAACTGCCTCACTGTTCAGGTTTAATGACCAGACGCTTGGATATGATATATCCAATTTGAATCAGGTTATTGGGATGAGGCTCACACTGGAGGGCATGAAGtttcttgctttttattttgctTTGGATGAAGTTATGAACACGATGCATCGCTGTACGGACACACTCATTTAGCACGGGGCTAACCCAAGTCATAATTCAATGTTTTACAATGGAAGTTAGCTGTATTTCAGAAGTAATAACAGTAGAGGATTAGCAGAGCTGTCCTGAACATCTACATCTCAGTTCGAGTGGAGCAACTCCCCGAGTTTCTGATGCTTATACATTCTCTCAAGGCTCAGCGCCATTGAAAATATCTTAGTTTCTGTTGAAACGGCCTAATTCACTCGCGTCAGCAGTGGAATTTGAACGAAACTGGATAGAACAAACCCGTCTGGAAGTTATAACCAGCTCTAACCCAAGCTTCCTGGCCTCCGGAAAACTGGACAAGGTACTGAACAAGTTCCTTTCTTGCGTTGGGAACTTCCATAGCTCTTGGAAGATATTCTGGAGTTCGAGCGCAGAACCTTAGGAGAAAATTGATATCCAGAGAATCAGTTTTCCTCTTATCCTCCGTAGGTCGGCTAGTAATTGAACTGCATTTTGCATTCAGAAGCAAGGCTGGCTTCAAAACCTTGACACTCCCAGCTGTGACTTCCTCGGTGCGTTGATCAAAGGACTCTCGAAACAACAAAGGTGGTGTAAGGATCTCAATTGGTACGGGCCTTTCTGCCTTATAAGTCGTATGGTTTGTCCTTGGTTCAACCTTAAAGTAAGAGGATGCATGCAGCAACTGCCTTGCGTTCGAGGTTCCACCCCGAAGAACAACCAAATCTACATCTTGAGTTGCCCGGGTAGAGCCTAGAACCACACATGTATTGCCGCCGACAAGGGCATATTTTTCGACCACCAAGCGCGTTTCCAACCGCCATTGCAGCTGCACGTATCTCTTCCGGAAGATGAAAAGCTGACGACGACATCGTGTTTTCCTTGAGAGTTATGGTCAATCCAAGATACAGAtgggcttcttctttgtgcGTAACACCTACCTTTCCAGGTTTGTGTCAGAAGTATCAGAGCAAACTGTGACGAATGATCCCAGATACAATGTGCACAAGTTATAGTATACGAGACTAAGCAAGTCAATCTATCTAAGAAACGTGGAGCTGTATAAGCCCTGAACCTCATTAACAGGGTTCCTTAGGCGGCAATAATAATACTTAGTCCAGAATCCAAAATTACAGCACGGCGGCTGAGGCAGAGATACAACTCTAGAGCATATTAGAGAAGAGTATTTCGCATAGAGGTCATGAATGAACAAGCGAATTAGGTTTTCGTTATATCCCACGTATATGTATTACTGTAAGCACTCAAGAAGGTGGGATCCAAACGATGTAAAACATGTTAAGATGAATGACTTTATGGTTCACTGATGACTAAGTGAAGTGGGAGTCTATTCAGTTAATGGATGTACCAGGACAAAGCGGCGGTTACCAACGAGATCTGCAGCATTTCACCTTAAATTATAACCAACCCTCTTACATTCCACGAAAATATCGCGAGCTTATGGAATTCAGGCTCAACTACCACGTTGGCACGGGGAAGAGTGGTGAACCAAGATACAAGCCTTGCCaagtattttctttccaccaAATTCCTCACGCTATCTGGTTTGAGGATGCTCTTGTGCACTACGGTGTTCCTACTGTTGTGTTTGACCTGTATATCCTCGTCCCGGATATTGACGTCGCAGCAGATTTGCTCGCTAAGGCGGGGTGAACTTATGATATGCAAGAACCACATCTTATTAGCTACGCAGAGGTGGACTTGGTGGTCTTCCCTCAACAGCGACTGATATCCCCTGCGGGCGAGACAAGAACTGTCCTCCTTCCCGCTATAGACTGGAAATTTCCTCTCACCACCGATATACGACTGGAATATGCGCCTTTGGAAGATGGATCATCACACCAGGTGCCATTTCCACCATTGGCAGGCTTGCTGGATGCAATGATCGATAGCTGGCTGGATCTTCCTAGCGATGATTCAACATTATTACTTGGCTTGGCATGCCAGATCCCCTAACTCTATGCCCATGTTCCGGCCTTGAAGGATAGATCGTTTGCTGAACAGATGAAATATGAACATCGTCAGTTTCACTTCGATGTGCGGTCAGGAATGGAGACCGGTACACTGCCATTTTGAAGACACCAGCGGCCAATTCGTGATGCGCTGTTGCAGGGTCAGTATGAGTTGAGGGAATGTTCCGCTTCTCGTGATGACCctgataatatatatctgtttgCTCCTATAGGAGAACTTGTTGCTAAAttggtcaaggagaagcaacGGAGTGGGGATACTCTTGAGTCAATCGTAAAGGAATGCTAGATGTGTGTGTTACAAATGTCATATGGAATTAACATATGACAAGTCCATTCCAGTGTGAATATCAATCATGTCTGCTAGGTTATACTATTGAATTCACATTCATTGATGATCGGAGCATCTGTATGCTTGTTATTGatgtcctcttcttcaaatgaGAATGAACTATCCAGAGAACCTGAGACTCACCCAGCTCTGAGAGAATCCTATCAGGTATGCTTCAGGACTGTTCATTCCATCGACAAAGATAATAATATGAAGGGTTCGCGTCAGGGGCCGAAGG includes the following:
- a CDS encoding uncharacterized protein (predicted protein); translated protein: MKTTVFFALVLIFLFARPGGAVPIGSEDNSGNAGDAGAIAGDEASHWVKRAPPDHPWRFVGDRHQGDGNLPSGTSDDDHHQLRIHEERAENSGTNQPLEVQFVEERPQGHGQFIPAPIDNNRNQWRFSHARFGGGNGTHRLQYIEGSPQGGDDDNQLQFAESEHQGNENLPQGTSGHDLGEWEFHEETPQIPRVRPQRPPQSDRERPGRIPKDHEWKQGCGMGACIVDVRYPWNIPNAECH
- a CDS encoding uncharacterized protein (uncharacterized proteins of the AP superfamily), with the translated sequence MLSFTNPNNVSIITGAPPSIHGIAGNFFLDRSTGKETMICDDSLLRGSTLLEQMSQHGVRVAAITAKDKLRKILAHGLKGDAVCFSAVEASECTLAENGIADVEQCLGRPAPSQYSANLSFPEADDFVKAIDDRLAKLAVMAIVGVVGDHGMSRKSNDAGEPDVLFLEDVLDAKFGENAARVICPITDPFVRHHGALGSFVRVYLKDQSLLESVLALCQALPETEVALSGEDAARKYDMPLDREGDIVVISTSSTVIGRCESVHGLSTVKDFSLRSHGGLSEQVVPVIMSRAVEDVQIKQK